A genome region from Erigeron canadensis isolate Cc75 chromosome 3, C_canadensis_v1, whole genome shotgun sequence includes the following:
- the LOC122592732 gene encoding 3-ketoacyl-CoA synthase 10-like, whose translation MAEQHLLSTEIVNRGVEPSGPDAGSMTFSVSVRQRLPDFLQSVKLKYVKLGYHYLISHGIYLATVLPVVVLVFAVEFGRLSKEELWRKIGDNAGGNYNFVALLTFFVVLIFTLTFHFLSRPIPIYLIDFACFKPDDDLKVTKEEFIELARKSGKFDEASLEFQKKIVESSGIGDETYVPKSIGSPEKISTMKEGRAEASMVIFGALDELFEKTRIRPKDVGILVVNCSIFNPTPSLSAMIINHYKMRGNILSFNLGGMGCSAGIIGVDLARDMLEANPNNVAVVVSTEMVGYNWYPGRNRSMLIPNCFFRMGCSAVLMSNRRRDNYRAKYKLEHIVRTHKGAKDSSFRSVYQEEDEQGFKGLKISKDLVEIGGDAIKTNITTLSPLVLPISEQVYFFSTLIKRYFSGSKKTKGSGATTSINSSHPVARQQINQIGSPSSSATKPYIPDYKLAFEHFCIHATSKTVVNELQRNLGLSDTNIEPSVATLHRFGNTSSSSIWYELAYLEAKGRVKRGDRVWQLTFGSGFKCNSAVWKSVRHIKPPTSNNPWLDCIDGYPLMALSQPTN comes from the exons ATGGCTGAACAACATCTTTTGTCCACAGAAATAGTTAACCGTGGAGTCGAGCCATCTGGTCCTGATGCCGGGTCCATGACTTTTTCAGTCAGTGTCCGGCAGCGGTTACCGGACTTCCTCCAATCAGTAAAACTTAAGTATGTTAAGCTTGGATATCATTACCTTATTAGTCACGGAATCTATTTAGCGACTGTACTCCCGGTAGTTGTGTTGGTGTTTGCCGTCGAGTTTGGAAGGTTAAGCAAGGAGGAACTGTGGCGAAAAATTGGGGACAACGCTGGTGGCAATTACAACTTTGTCGCGCTTTTAACGTTTTTTGTTGTTCTTATTTTTACTCTTACATTTCATTTCTTGTCTCGCCCAATACCTATTTATTTGATCGATTTCGCCTGCTTCAAACCCGATGATGATCTTAAG GTGACTAAGGAGGAATTTATTGAGCTAGCAAGAAAGTCAGGGAAATTTGATGAAGCAAGCCTTGAATTCCAAAAGAAGATAGTTGAATCATCCGGTATTGGAGACGAAACCTACGTCCCAAAATCAATTGGGTCACCAGAAAAAATCTCCACAATGAAAGAAGGGAGAGCAGAGGCTTCAATGGTGATATTTGGAGCACTAGACGAGCTATTCGAGAAGACCAGAATTCGTCCTAAGGATGTAGGGATACTTGTCGTAAATTGCAGCATTTTTAACCCAACCCCATCGTTGTCTGCAATGATCATAAACCATTACAAAATGAGAGGAAACATTTTGAGCTTTAACTTGGGTGGGATGGGGTGTAGTGCGGGGATTATTGGGGTCGACTTGGCTCGAGACATGCTTGAGGCAAACCCAAATAATGTGGCGGTGGTAGTGAGTACGGAAATGGTGGGATATAATTGGTACCCTGGTCGAAACAGATCCATGCTCATCCCTAATTGTTTTTTTAGAATGGGTTGCTCGGCTGTCCTGATGTCTAATAGACGTCGTGACAATTACCGAGCTAAGTACAAGCTTGAACACATTGTTAGAACACATAAAGGTGCCAAGGATTCGAGCTTTAGAAGTGTGTAtcaagaagaagatgaacaagGATTCAAAGGGTTGAAAATTAGTAAAGATTTAGTTGAGATTGGTGGTGATGCCATTAAGACCAATATCACCACATTAAGTCCCTTAGTCCTGCCTATTTCGGAGCAAGTATACTTCTTTTCCACCCTTATTAAGAGGTACTTTTCTGGCTCCAAGAAAACCAAAGGCAGTGGCGCGACCACGTCCATAAACTCATCTCATCCGGTGGCACGACAACAAATTAACCAAAT cgGGTCACCGTCATCCTCCGCAACGAAGCCCTACATTCCGGACTACAAGCTAGCATTCGAACATTTTTGCATTCACGCAACCAGCAAGACAGTGGTGAACGAGCTACAACGCAACTTGGGTCTTAGCGACACAAACATAGAACCATCTGTAGCCACCCTTCACCGGTTTGGAAATACTTCCTCTAGTAGCATTTGGTACGAGCTAGCGTACCTTGAGGCAAAGGGTCGAGTGAAACGTGGAGACCGAGTTTGGCAACTCACTTTTGGGTCGGGTTTCAAATGTAATAGTGCTGTTTGGAAGTCTGTTCGACATATAAAACCTCCAACAAGCAACAACCCTTGGCTTGATTGCATTGATGGGTATCCATTGATGGCTCTTTCTCAACCTACTAATTAA